From Delphinus delphis chromosome X, mDelDel1.2, whole genome shotgun sequence, a single genomic window includes:
- the RTL3 gene encoding retrotransposon Gag-like protein 3 produces MVEDLAASYIALKLENEILQAQVQRLMEENAALQSQIPELQKPQAAKEDEPLQKHSEAQETQRPPETLDFPAALEPQEPPEVKEPQKPRESQDLPSWEPSAAQEPQKSLEPPADPESLEPPATQYPQAPPMVHELAGAWESHKPSEAKEPQKLPMAQKPTEFKEVQEPPDTQDAPAGPGTQNSELQDPPNAQELQEAPKCQDTSTHLESLEFLAPQELQDPSDVQEFLGLLTAKESLDSLTAAETSAASEFPQSSNGLEAEAFPLEYPLAFNGDAQKLPEFLVQLNSYMRVRGHLYPTEAALVSFVGNCFSGEAGKWFQPLVDIQSPLLEQFESFIQVLQDTFDNPENMEDANHRIRKLCQGEDHVHQYATHFHIIAQELNWDESTLCIQFQEGLASSIRDELSHTNPATNLSDLITQCITLEEKLSGKPDLSPQEASPSQEKAGFDSPPAENHPVQASSNRPHLSEAERARRREGHLCLYCGYPGHFARNCPVKPHRAQQAGNIEARR; encoded by the coding sequence ATGGTGGAGGACTTAGCAGCCTCCTATATTGCTCTGAAATTGGAGAATGAAATTCTGCAGGCTCAAGTGCAGCGGCTGATGGAGGAAAATGCTGCCTTGCAGTCCCAGATCCCAGAGCTCCAGAAGCCTCAAGCAGCCAAAGAGGATGAACCACTCCAGAAGCACTCAGAGGCCCAGGAGACCCAGAGACCCCCAGAGACCCTGGATTTCCCAGCAGCCTTGGAACCCCAAGAGCCCCCAGAGGTCAAGGAGCCCCAGAAGCCAAGAGAGTCTCAGGACCTCCCATCCTGGGAGCCCTCAGCAGCCCAGGAGCCCCAGAAATCCTTGGAGCCCCCAGCAGATCCAGAGTCCCTGGAGCCCCCAGCAACCCAGTATCCCCAGGCACCTCCAATGGTCCACGAGCTCGCAGGAGCCTGGGAATCCCATAAGCCCTCAGAGGCCAAGGAGCCTCAGAAGCTCCCAATGGCCCAGAAGCCCACAGAATTCAAGGAGGTTCAGGAGCCTCCAGATACCCAGGATGCCCCAGCAGGCCCTGGGACCCAGAATTCAGAGCTCCAGGATCCCCCAAATGCTCAGGAGCTCCAGGAGGCACCAAAATGCCAGGACACTTCAACTCACCTGGAGTCCCTTGAGTTTCTTGCCCCCCAGGAGCTCCAGGATCCTTCAGATGTCCAGGAGTTCCTAGGACTCTTAACAGCCAAGGAGTCCCTGGACAGCCTAACAGCTGCTGAAACATCAGCAGCTTCAGAGTTTCCACAGTCTTCCAATGGGTTAGAGGCTGAAGCTTTCCCTCTAGAATACCCTTTAGCCTTCAATGGGGATGCCCAGAAGCTTCCTGAGTTTCTGGTTCAATTGAATAGCTACATGAGAGTCAGAGGGCACCTGTATCCCACCGAAGCAGCTCTGGTAAGCTTTGTTGGCAACTGCTTCTCAGGTGAAGCAGGAAAGTGGTTCCAGCCCTTAGTAGATATCCAAAGTCCCTTGCTGGAGCAATTTGAAAGTTTCATACAAGTGCTCCAGGATACTTTTGACAATCCAGAAAACATGGAAGATGCCAACCACCGCATCCGTAAGCTCTGCCAAGGGGAGGACCATGTCCACCAGTATGCGACCCACTTCCACATCATTGCTCAAGAGCTAAACTGGGATGAAAGCACTCTCTGCATCCAATTTCAGGAAGGGCTTGCCAGTTCTATACGAGATGAACTGTCTCACACAAACCCAGCCACCAACCTATCTGACCTGATTACCCAATGCATCACACTAGAAGAGAAGTTAAGTGGTAAGCCTGATCTAAGTCCACAAGAGGCAAGTCCATCTCAGGAGAAAGCTGGGTTTGATAGTCCACCAGCTGAAAACCATCCTGTGCAGGCTTCAAGCAATCGCCCACACCTCAGTGAAGCCGAACGAGCCCGCCGCCGTGAAGGCCACTTGTGCCTCTACTGTGGTTATCCTGGTCATTTCGCCAGAAATTGCCCTGTCAAGCCTCATCGTGCCCAGCAGGCGGGAAACATCGAGGCCCGGCGGTAA